Below is a genomic region from Pyrococcus kukulkanii.
GGCTTTGCAGGGGCTACAATACTTGGAGATGGAAGCGTAGTTCTCATCATAGACATTGGTGGCCTCCTTGGAGGTGGATATCATGGCTGAAAACTTTGAGGATTACATTAAGAATTTAGACGAATTCGCAAAAAGTGCATTGGTTGAGACTTTCAACATAGGGGCCTCCCACGCTGCAACTGCATTAAGTCAAATGACTGGGAAAGAAGTCAATATCTCAGTTCCGAACCTAAGAATTATGGCCATAAAAAACGTTCCGGAGGTAGTAGGTGAGGACGTTAAGGTTGCGGTGTATATAGAACTTGGCAAGGACTTCAGTAGCCACGCCTTCTTCATAGCTGACTATGATGATGCCCTAAAGATGTTTGATATTATGATAGGTAATCCCCCAGGCACTACAAAGGAAATGGATGAAATGGTAAAATCTTCATTCATGGAGATGGGGAATATCTTAATCTCAGCTTTTGCCAATGCCCTTAGTGAATTCTTAGGGATTACGATTGAACAAAGCCCCCCTAACTTGGCAATAGACTTCCTCCCCGCTATTTTGGACGTTGCCTTGGCAGACATAGGGAAGTATTGCGACTACACGATAATCCTCGAAACTAAGATCACGATAAGTGGTGTGGAATTTGAGGAACATTTTCTCCTTTTCCCGAAGCCTGAGGATATGAAGAAGATCCTTGAGAAGCTGATGGGGGGATTGGCATGAAGAAGAGCGAGTGGTATAAGGACATATTCAGGGAGGCCTCAAACATAGCGATCTCCCATGCCCTAACGGCATTATCACAGATGATTGGCGGGCCTATAGAAATGGAGCCTCCTGAAGTGGAGATAGTGTCAAGAGTTGAATTTCTCAAGAGATTAGCCGAGAGAGGTGTTTCAAACGGCTTCACAGTCATGTTCGATATTACTGAAGGTCTTTCAGGTTTAACAATCCTCCAATTCCCCAAGCAGAGTGCGCTAAACATAAGTGCCGTCCTATTGGGCATGGAACCTGGGAGTGTTACTGAGCTTGACGATATGGGCAAATCAGCAATAATGGAAGTTGGGAATATTTTGATATCTGTGTATACGGATATTCTTTCAAACCTTATGGGTGAACCAGTCTCCTTAAGCCCTCCAAAGCCTGCTGAGTCTCTTTATGATATAGAGAAGGAGTTGGGTAGGCCTGACCTTAGGGATGTTGAGAGTATTATAGTCTTCAAATCTAGCTTTCACAAGCAGGATATTGGCGTTGAGAGCTACTTCTACATTGTACCAACTCCAGAATCTTTCACTAAGCTCGTGAAAAAACTGGAAAGCCAAGTAATTGAAGAGGTTGAGAAACAATGATGGTGCAGGAGATCAAAGTGGGAATTGGGGATTATGCAGTAGGAAAAGGTAGAGGGGTAATAAGCACGTATGGGTTAGGCAGCTGTGTAGGTATTACCCTGTACGATAGAGTAACCAAGGTTGGTGGGTTGCTTCATGCTCTCCTTCCCAAGGCCTCCAGATATGGAGGGAGAGGTAATCCAGCGAAGTACGTCGATACAGGGTTACAATTGTTGTTAAAAGATGTCCTTAAGCTTGGGGCCTCAAAATTCAGACTTGAAGCCAAGCTCTTTGGAGGAGCTCATATGTTTGAGAACGTTAGGAGCGAGGAATTAAAGATCGGACAAAAGAACGTTGAAGTAGCAAAAAGAGAGATTAAGAGGCTTGGAATAAGACTTGTGGCTGAAGACACAGGAGGGAGGGGGGGTAGAACAATATTTCTTGATTTATCCACAGGAAAAGTTCGAATGAGAAAAGTTTTGGAGGGTAAAGTTATCGAGAAAGTCTACTAGGGGGTAGGAAAAATGGAATTCAAGAAGAAAATTATAGGAACCGTTGTTATAGGAATGCTTCTTTTAGCTGTGATATCGGGAATCTTGATGGTGTATAACTCAAAGAAGGCAGTGAAGAGCGCAGCTGAGGATATACTTCCAATAATGCAGGGGTTTGCACAAAAGGAAGTTATTGCGCAGGCTAACAGCGTTAGTGGACAGTTTGATGCATTCTTTGAGGAGATCATGGCCTTGGGCAGGGTGGCTCAGGGGGCAGTAATAAGCTCGATTGATGAGATGTACTCAATATATAGGGTGAAGTTCGGTGACCCAGGATATGAGCGCTTTCTCAAAGCGTTTCTACTAAAAAAGTTTGAAGTAATTCAGAAGGCTGAGCCTAGGGTGTACTATGTGTACTTTGGGGACATTAACGGCAACATGTATATGTATCCGGAGGAAGAGCTTCCTGAAGGGTATGACCCGAGGGTTAGACCTTGGTATAAGCAGGCAAGCGAGGAGGGACACGCTGTATTCACTGATCCTTATCCAGATGCAACAACTGGGAAATGGGTTATAACGTATGCTATTCCAATATACCAAGATGGCAAATTGATTGGAGTAGTTGGTCTAGATGTTTTCATCGACACCTTGGTAGAGGCAATAAAACAGTCTAAAGTTGGTAAGACTGGATACGCATTTATTCTTAATGAGGATGGTCTTACAATAGCGCATCCAAATGAAGATTACATAATGAAACTAAACGTAAACGATAACCCTCAACTGAAGCCAATAGCAGAGTTTCTTAAGAGTGGGAAGGAAGAAGGTCTTGTAACATACGAGTGGCAAGGAGTAAAAGTAATAGCAGCGGCTAGAAAAATAAAAGGGCCGGGCTGGTATGTATTTGTTAGAGTCCCGGAGGCAGAAATCACAGGGCCTATCATTGAGGCAATCTCTCTAATGGAGAAGGACTTGGAGAGGAGTTCGTTTACGACTGTTATAATATCAGTGATCCTTGCAGTAGCGTTTGTAGTGGTAATTTATAGGATCATTTCATCATCCCTAGGACCCTTAGTGAGCTTAGCTTATGTAGCTCAGGCATTGGCTGAGGGTAGGCTGAGTGAAGTCAGAGAAAGACTTGCCAAGATAAGGTATTTAGAGAATGACGAGATAGGGGCACTCATAAGGGCGTTTGAGGCCGTAGGTAAGGATATGATCGGTGCTTTGCAGGCGATAAGTAAGAGGCTTGAGAGATTAGCTGAGGGTGACTTGAGCAACGGTCTAAGTGTTGAAGTCAAGGGTGAACTGAGAGAGGTAATAGAGGACGTTAAGACTGTAACCAAGAAGCTCAAGGAGACCGTGGGTACTCTCGTTGAAATGACGAACGAGCTTGAGAAGAAGGCCAACGTTCTTGCCCAGGTAGCTAATGACGTTACCGAGGCTATTAGCCAAGTCACGGAGGCTATTCAGCAGGTCAGCACAGAGGCCCAGAGGCAACAGGAGACGATCAACGAGATTACAGAAGGTGTTAGGTTAATGTCCCAAGTTAGCGAAGAAAATGTCAGGGCAATGGATGAGTTCGAGGCAGCGGTTAATGAAGTTGTTAACATAGCCAACGAAGGAAGTAAGAAGGGTGATGAGGCATTACAGAGAATCACGGACATCCAGGAAATGATGAACGCCATAGAGGAATCAGTAAGTAAGGTTGCTGAGATGAGCAGGAACATTGAGGAGATCACTAACGTCATCACGAATATAGCAGAGCAGACTAACCTACTTGCATTGAACGCAGCAATTGAAGCTGCAAGAGCAGGAGAAGCTGGAAGGGGATTTGCAGTTGTTGCTCAAGAAATTAGAAAGCTTGCTGAGGAGAGCAAGCAGGCTGCTGATAACATTAAGAGCATAATTGACCAGATAACCGACGAAATAAGAGAGGCCGTTGAAACTACTAAGAAGGGAGTGCAGGTTATCGGAGAGTCATCCGATACTCTCAGGGATTCAATAAGCTATCTTGGAAACATAGCTGAGTTGCTTCAGGAGACGAGTGAAAGAATGGGTAACGTCAAGTCTCAGGTCCTCAGAACTCAAGAAGAAATTGAGAAGGCCCTTAGAGCGCTTGAGAACCTTGCTGCGAGTGCTGAAGAGACTACAGCTAGTGCTGAAGAAGTTAGTTCCGCAATGGAGGAGCAGACGGCTGCCATTGAAGAGCTGAGGAGGGCATCCCAGGATCTCAAGGATATCGTCGAGAGGTTAAGGACTGTTATATCTAAGTTTAAGCTTTAATCTCCCTTTATTAGATTTTAGGAGGTGAGAGCCATGGATGTCCTAACAATAATCCTCATGGTGATTGTAGTTATAGTAGCAGTGCTACTTTCCTCAATGATAGTGTCCAACATGCTTTCAAAACAGATGAGGGCAATTCAGGCAATGATAGCCACCAGCACTTTAGAAACTCCCACAAAAGAAGTAACGCAGGTTAAAACCTCCGAGGGTAAGAAAGCCGAGGAAAGCTTTGAAAAAGAGAGGAAGAAAGTATTCCAGGGAGTTAACGAGGAGGAGATACTCAAGAAGCTTAAGCAGGTGATAGATGAAAAAGTTCAGAACGTCCTCAATGAAGCTAAGAAGAAAAAAGAGAGATTACTTATGCTACTTGACGTGGCAAGAGGTTACGCCTTAGGGTTCATTAGTGAGGATGAGTATAATGCTTTCCTTATGAAGGTTCTCTCTGAGCTGGATGAGTTTAAGAGGCTATGGCTAGCAAGATTTCCATCCCAAAATGATAGGGATAAGTTGAATCAGATGATAGGGTACGTTGCCAGAACGAAGTTGCCAATTGAAGTTAGAGAGAAAGGCAAAGAGGGAAAAATAAAACTTTCTCCTGATGAGGCTCTCATAAGGATAACCTCAAACATCAATAGTGCCCTCTCTATATTGGATGACCTTATAAGGAAGAGGGGTGAGAACCCAGCCGTGACGCCACTTGAGATTCAGTTAAGCCAGGAGGTTGAGAAGTTAAGAAAGAAAGTTGAACAGTTAGAAGCGAGGCTCCAAGAGCTAGAGGCCCTCTAATGGGGGCACACCAATGGCGATAGCAGAAACTAGAGTTAAAGTGGCTATTCAGTCATCTTGGAAGAGTTTGAGAGGGGTTAGTTGGAGAGATGCTATTGCTCAGCTGGACTCGGATAGATTAGTTATTAAGTACTTAAGGATGGGAGAGGTAGTTGGTGAGGATAGCTTTCCATTTTCGGCCCTAAGTGATATTAGCGTGAGAATTCCAGATGAAGTTAAACTGAACCCTGAGAAGGAGCATTTTGGAATAAAATTTTACATCCCAACGAGGGGTGAGATACTCCTCATACTGACGATAGAGGAGAATCTCCTGATATATGATGAGAAAAAGTTCCTTGACTTTATTCACAAGATATTTGAGAGTTTAATCAATGGAAAGCCCGCCATGATACAACTTGCGAGAATCGTTGGTGGAGCTATAAACATGGAATCTAAGTGGCAGAAAGGTTGGTTGAGGGTAGTTAAGGTAAAATCCGCGAGAACTCAAAAGACTGAGAGGAGTGTAGTAGTAATAACCGAGGATAAAAAACCTGTTTCAATATTCTCGGATATTGAAGACATAGAAGTAGAGGAAGTTGATATGGATGGTAGAAAGGTCAAGGCCTGGAAAATAAGGCACTACTATATAAATCAGAGTGTTACCTCCTACCTATATATCCCAGAAAAGCAGACCCAACTCTTCGTCCTGAGGTATTTATTAAAGTATAACCCAGGAACAATGGAGTTCATAATGAAAATAGCTGATGACTTCCCAGCTTTAAAAGCGGAGTTTCAGGAGTTCATGGAGAGGGAGTTAAGGGAGTTAGAGGCCCTGGACGAAATGGAGAAGCAGATACTTGTTGCATTGTACTCTGGTATAGATCCCCTTGAGCTACATCAATTCCTGGGTGTTAGTGAGAAGGAGATTGAGGAAATATATGACAGGATGATAGATAAGGGGCTCCTGAAAATTGTGATGATAAGGAAAGTGGTTGATTTAACTAATGAGGGAAGGAGGCTTGTGAATAAGTTGCTTAAGTACGGACTTGTTTCAATGTGAGGAGTAGGTTCATTATCGTGGGCGTTGTTATTTCTATAGTCCTCTTTATTATCCCCACTATAGGCATTTTCTCAACCCTAAAGATACCCGCCCCTTCCCTGGGCTCTGCTTTAACGACGGTTGTTGCTATTCTCTCTAGTTCTGGGAGTGGATCCAACGGTAGCCTTTTCGTTACACTAGTGTCCATAATATATATCACAATAGTATTTTCGTGTCCTAATGACTTCTGAATTTCCACAATTATTTGATAAAAGTCATTATACTTCGAGAGGAGAGCCATTAACCTTTCGCATCCCACGACTAAGACGATAATTTCCTTTTTCTTCTCCCTTAGATAATCTTCAAGAACTTCCCTATATCTCTTCACGTAGAGTATATGTTCTCCTGCTATGCCAACCCTTTTTATTACCTTTCCAATGTTAATCGTTCCTCCAACTTTTACAACTGGGATATCACTAAATGCATCCTTAAATCCAAATATCCTAAGGTGCTCCGACAGCACGTGTAGCGTGTCAAGCATGTCGACTATAACCAGTTCCTTCCCTCTGAGCTCCGAATATTTCTTTAGCAATATTGCAAAGAATTCTGGGCCATAGGAGCTTGATTCTGCTTTCATAACCACTACTTCTCCCGGATTAAGGTTATCAAGTAAATTAAAGAGCTCATTCATTGACTCCATAAGAATCCCCGAAAAACCTAAAGGTAAAAGATATATTTAAGTTTTCTCAATAATTGCAATAACTATTGAATTCACATTCGTTCCCGTGGGTCCAGTGAATAACAGAGCTCCAACTCTCTTGAGGGCTTCATACGCATTATGAGAGAATAAATATTCTTCAACGTCAATTCCTTCGCTTCTTAGCTTTTCATAAGTTTTTCCATCCACTATTCCCCCAGCGGCGTCCGTCGGTCCGTCGGTTCCATCCGTATCGAAGGCAACCAACGTGACATTGAGCCTCCTTATTTTTCTTGATGCACTAAGTGCTATCTCCTGGTTTGGGCCCCCCTTACCGCTTTCTCCCTTAATTGTCACTGTCGTCTCTCCTCCGAATACCAAAACTACTGGTGGCCTAAATGGCCTTCCTCTCTCGGCTATCTCCTTCGCTATTGAAGCTACGAAAATACCTACCTCCCTAGCTTCACCTTCTAGAACAGTGGTTAGTATGTAGGCATCAAAACCTTTCTCCCTGGCTTTCTTGACTATTGCCTCGCAGGATTTAGAATTACTAGCTATTAGGAAGTTATAAATATTTGGAAGATCTTCTTTTAGTGTTTCATCAATCTCCCCCTTTATGCCTTTTTCTATAACAGCTCTGACGCTCTCTGGCACTTTCTCCCATATTCCATATAGATCAAGAATTCTCTTCGCATCTTTGAAAGTTGTTGGATCTTTAACCGTTGGTCCAGATGCTATTGCCTCCAGGTTATCTCCCACGACATCCGATATTATCAGGGCGATCCCTATTCCTTTAATTCTCTTTGCAAGCTTTCCACCTTTAACTTTGGAGATATGCTTCCTAACCGTGTTTATCTCATGTATTGTT
It encodes:
- a CDS encoding chemotaxis protein CheC, with translation MAENFEDYIKNLDEFAKSALVETFNIGASHAATALSQMTGKEVNISVPNLRIMAIKNVPEVVGEDVKVAVYIELGKDFSSHAFFIADYDDALKMFDIMIGNPPGTTKEMDEMVKSSFMEMGNILISAFANALSEFLGITIEQSPPNLAIDFLPAILDVALADIGKYCDYTIILETKITISGVEFEEHFLLFPKPEDMKKILEKLMGGLA
- a CDS encoding DUF257 family protein, translating into MESMNELFNLLDNLNPGEVVVMKAESSSYGPEFFAILLKKYSELRGKELVIVDMLDTLHVLSEHLRIFGFKDAFSDIPVVKVGGTINIGKVIKRVGIAGEHILYVKRYREVLEDYLREKKKEIIVLVVGCERLMALLSKYNDFYQIIVEIQKSLGHENTIVIYIMDTSVTKRLPLDPLPELERIATTVVKAEPREGAGIFRVEKMPIVGIIKRTIEITTPTIMNLLLTLKQVRT
- a CDS encoding glycerate kinase type-2 family protein → MKEFALELVKEAINAADPYKAVKRVVKVQGNKIIVDGKGFLIKGGVYVIAFGKAACEMARAIEEIVEVEDGVAVTKYGYGKPLKKIRVIEAGHPIPDENSIKGAEEALRILEKTSEDDIVFVLISGGGSALFELPEDGITLEDLKRTNELLITSGATIHEINTVRKHISKVKGGKLAKRIKGIGIALIISDVVGDNLEAIASGPTVKDPTTFKDAKRILDLYGIWEKVPESVRAVIEKGIKGEIDETLKEDLPNIYNFLIASNSKSCEAIVKKAREKGFDAYILTTVLEGEAREVGIFVASIAKEIAERGRPFRPPVVLVFGGETTVTIKGESGKGGPNQEIALSASRKIRRLNVTLVAFDTDGTDGPTDAAGGIVDGKTYEKLRSEGIDVEEYLFSHNAYEALKRVGALLFTGPTGTNVNSIVIAIIEKT
- a CDS encoding methyl-accepting chemotaxis protein — encoded protein: MEFKKKIIGTVVIGMLLLAVISGILMVYNSKKAVKSAAEDILPIMQGFAQKEVIAQANSVSGQFDAFFEEIMALGRVAQGAVISSIDEMYSIYRVKFGDPGYERFLKAFLLKKFEVIQKAEPRVYYVYFGDINGNMYMYPEEELPEGYDPRVRPWYKQASEEGHAVFTDPYPDATTGKWVITYAIPIYQDGKLIGVVGLDVFIDTLVEAIKQSKVGKTGYAFILNEDGLTIAHPNEDYIMKLNVNDNPQLKPIAEFLKSGKEEGLVTYEWQGVKVIAAARKIKGPGWYVFVRVPEAEITGPIIEAISLMEKDLERSSFTTVIISVILAVAFVVVIYRIISSSLGPLVSLAYVAQALAEGRLSEVRERLAKIRYLENDEIGALIRAFEAVGKDMIGALQAISKRLERLAEGDLSNGLSVEVKGELREVIEDVKTVTKKLKETVGTLVEMTNELEKKANVLAQVANDVTEAISQVTEAIQQVSTEAQRQQETINEITEGVRLMSQVSEENVRAMDEFEAAVNEVVNIANEGSKKGDEALQRITDIQEMMNAIEESVSKVAEMSRNIEEITNVITNIAEQTNLLALNAAIEAARAGEAGRGFAVVAQEIRKLAEESKQAADNIKSIIDQITDEIREAVETTKKGVQVIGESSDTLRDSISYLGNIAELLQETSERMGNVKSQVLRTQEEIEKALRALENLAASAEETTASAEEVSSAMEEQTAAIEELRRASQDLKDIVERLRTVISKFKL
- a CDS encoding chemotaxis protein CheC produces the protein MKKSEWYKDIFREASNIAISHALTALSQMIGGPIEMEPPEVEIVSRVEFLKRLAERGVSNGFTVMFDITEGLSGLTILQFPKQSALNISAVLLGMEPGSVTELDDMGKSAIMEVGNILISVYTDILSNLMGEPVSLSPPKPAESLYDIEKELGRPDLRDVESIIVFKSSFHKQDIGVESYFYIVPTPESFTKLVKKLESQVIEEVEKQ
- a CDS encoding chemotaxis protein CheD; translation: MVQEIKVGIGDYAVGKGRGVISTYGLGSCVGITLYDRVTKVGGLLHALLPKASRYGGRGNPAKYVDTGLQLLLKDVLKLGASKFRLEAKLFGGAHMFENVRSEELKIGQKNVEVAKREIKRLGIRLVAEDTGGRGGRTIFLDLSTGKVRMRKVLEGKVIEKVY
- a CDS encoding CheF family chemotaxis protein; its protein translation is MAIAETRVKVAIQSSWKSLRGVSWRDAIAQLDSDRLVIKYLRMGEVVGEDSFPFSALSDISVRIPDEVKLNPEKEHFGIKFYIPTRGEILLILTIEENLLIYDEKKFLDFIHKIFESLINGKPAMIQLARIVGGAINMESKWQKGWLRVVKVKSARTQKTERSVVVITEDKKPVSIFSDIEDIEVEEVDMDGRKVKAWKIRHYYINQSVTSYLYIPEKQTQLFVLRYLLKYNPGTMEFIMKIADDFPALKAEFQEFMERELRELEALDEMEKQILVALYSGIDPLELHQFLGVSEKEIEEIYDRMIDKGLLKIVMIRKVVDLTNEGRRLVNKLLKYGLVSM